Proteins co-encoded in one Malus sylvestris chromosome 7, drMalSylv7.2, whole genome shotgun sequence genomic window:
- the LOC126628081 gene encoding cysteine protease ATG4-like isoform X2: MKGFCETAVASKYSSKSSTDSTDRGSSSACSDSGSRDSKHNKASLWSNFFASAFSIFETHSESSITEKKESHSRNNGWTEAVRKAVTSGSMRRIHERVLGSSRTGISSASDIWLLGVCYKVSQDDSSGDAPINNGLGAFEQDFSSRILMTYRKGFEAIGDSKYTSDVNWGCMLRSSQMLVSQALLFHRLGRSWRRPLHKPLDEAYIEILYHFGDSETSTFSIHNLLQAGKAYDLAAGSWVGPYAMCRTWETLVRCRREATDLDDQPLPMAVYIVSGDEDGERGGAPVVCIEDASRHCLEFSRGQVDWTPILLLVPLVLGLEKVNPRYIPSLRATFTFPQSLGIMGGKPGVSTYIIGVQDEKALYLDPHEVQPVTRAPHEVWTYESFVVFHSIEDYRLTQVCKFMSVCPHNTFGFPLLPVFSILIKSLVY, encoded by the exons ATGAAGGGTTTTTGTGAGACGGCTGTTGCATCGAAATATTCTTCTAAAAGTTCAACAGATTCAACAGATAGAGGTTCATCGTCTGCTTGTTCAGATTCAGGATCTAGGGACAGTAAGCACAATAAGGCATCCCTGTGGTCAAACTTCTTTGCGTCCGCTTTCTCAATCTTCGAAACACATAGTGAGTCATCAATTACTGAAAAGAAGGAAAGTCACTCTAGAAACAATGGATGGACAGAAGCTGTGAGGAAAGCTGTGACTAGTGGATCTATGAGGAGAATTCACGAGCGTGTACTTGGATCCAGCAGGACTGGAATTTCTTCTGCTAGTGACATATGGCTTCTTGGTGTGTGCTATAAGGTCTCACAAGATGATTCCTCCGGAGATGCACCTATTAATAATGGATTAGGAGCATTTGAACAGGATTTCTCATCAAGAATTTTGATGACATATCGTAAAG GATTTGAGGCTATTGGAGATTCAAAGTACACTAGTGATGTAAATTGGGGTTGCATGCTCCGGAGTAGTCAGATGCTTGTATCCCAG GCGTTGCTTTTCCATAgattgggaagatcttggagaaggCCCTTGCACAAG CCTTTAGATGAAGCATATATTGAGATCTTGTATCATTTCGGTGATTCCGAAACATCAACTTTCTCCATCCACAATCTTCTTCAGGCTGGAAAGGCTTATGACCTCGCTGCCGGATCATGGGTTGGCCCATATGCCATGTGCCGCACTTGGGAGACTCTAGTACGATGTAGGAGAGAAGCAACTGATCTTGATGATCAGCCACTTCCAATGGCTGTTTATATTGTTTCTGGGGACGAAGATGGGGAGCGAGGTGGAGCCCCAGTAGTCTGCATTGAAGATGCTTCTAGACACTGTTTGGAATTCTCAAGAGGCCAAGTTGATTGGACGCCTATTCTTTTATTGGTTCCTTTGGTTCTTGGACTTGAAAAAGTCAACCCCAG GTACATTCCATCGTTGCGGGCAACATTCACCTTTCCCCAAAGTCTTGGCATCATGGGTGGAAAACCTGGTGTGTCAACTTACATTATTGGTGTGCAGGATGAAAAAGCACTTTACCTTGATCCCCATGAAGTTCAGCCG GTGACTAGAGCTCCTCATGAGGTGTGGACTTATGAATCCTTTGTTGTATTCCACTCAATCGAGGACTATCGCCTCACTCAAGTTTGCAAATTCATGTCCGTCTGCCCACACAATACTTTTGGGTTTCCTCTTCTGCCAGTATTCTCTATTTTAATAAAGTCACTCGTGTACTAA
- the LOC126628081 gene encoding cysteine protease ATG4-like isoform X1: MKGFCETAVASKYSSKSSTDSTDRGSSSACSDSGSRDSKHNKASLWSNFFASAFSIFETHSESSITEKKESHSRNNGWTEAVRKAVTSGSMRRIHERVLGSSRTGISSASDIWLLGVCYKVSQDDSSGDAPINNGLGAFEQDFSSRILMTYRKGFEAIGDSKYTSDVNWGCMLRSSQMLVSQALLFHRLGRSWRRPLHKPLDEAYIEILYHFGDSETSTFSIHNLLQAGKAYDLAAGSWVGPYAMCRTWETLVRCRREATDLDDQPLPMAVYIVSGDEDGERGGAPVVCIEDASRHCLEFSRGQVDWTPILLLVPLVLGLEKVNPRYIPSLRATFTFPQSLGIMGGKPGVSTYIIGVQDEKALYLDPHEVQPVINIRRDDMEADTLSYHCNVIRHIPLDLIDPSLAIGFYCRDRDDFNDFCFRASKLADESNGAPLFTVTQTHSVPRPVNHSDALGDSGAVENDDSFSVLPMSDADGSAQEDDWQLL, encoded by the exons ATGAAGGGTTTTTGTGAGACGGCTGTTGCATCGAAATATTCTTCTAAAAGTTCAACAGATTCAACAGATAGAGGTTCATCGTCTGCTTGTTCAGATTCAGGATCTAGGGACAGTAAGCACAATAAGGCATCCCTGTGGTCAAACTTCTTTGCGTCCGCTTTCTCAATCTTCGAAACACATAGTGAGTCATCAATTACTGAAAAGAAGGAAAGTCACTCTAGAAACAATGGATGGACAGAAGCTGTGAGGAAAGCTGTGACTAGTGGATCTATGAGGAGAATTCACGAGCGTGTACTTGGATCCAGCAGGACTGGAATTTCTTCTGCTAGTGACATATGGCTTCTTGGTGTGTGCTATAAGGTCTCACAAGATGATTCCTCCGGAGATGCACCTATTAATAATGGATTAGGAGCATTTGAACAGGATTTCTCATCAAGAATTTTGATGACATATCGTAAAG GATTTGAGGCTATTGGAGATTCAAAGTACACTAGTGATGTAAATTGGGGTTGCATGCTCCGGAGTAGTCAGATGCTTGTATCCCAG GCGTTGCTTTTCCATAgattgggaagatcttggagaaggCCCTTGCACAAG CCTTTAGATGAAGCATATATTGAGATCTTGTATCATTTCGGTGATTCCGAAACATCAACTTTCTCCATCCACAATCTTCTTCAGGCTGGAAAGGCTTATGACCTCGCTGCCGGATCATGGGTTGGCCCATATGCCATGTGCCGCACTTGGGAGACTCTAGTACGATGTAGGAGAGAAGCAACTGATCTTGATGATCAGCCACTTCCAATGGCTGTTTATATTGTTTCTGGGGACGAAGATGGGGAGCGAGGTGGAGCCCCAGTAGTCTGCATTGAAGATGCTTCTAGACACTGTTTGGAATTCTCAAGAGGCCAAGTTGATTGGACGCCTATTCTTTTATTGGTTCCTTTGGTTCTTGGACTTGAAAAAGTCAACCCCAG GTACATTCCATCGTTGCGGGCAACATTCACCTTTCCCCAAAGTCTTGGCATCATGGGTGGAAAACCTGGTGTGTCAACTTACATTATTGGTGTGCAGGATGAAAAAGCACTTTACCTTGATCCCCATGAAGTTCAGCCG GTAATCAATATAAGAAGGGATGATATGGAGGCTGATACTTTATCTTACCACTGCAA TGTTATACGGCACATTCCCCTTGATTTGATTGATCCATCCTTGGCGATTGGATTTTATTGTCGTGACAGAG atgattttaatgatttttgttttcGAGCCTCCAAGCTGGCAGATGAATCAAATGGTGCTCCACTGTTTACTGTGACTCAGACACATAGTGTTCCCAGGCCGGTTAACCACAGTGATGCGTTGGGTGATAGTGGTGCAGTAGAAAACGATGATTCATTTTCTGTTCTGCCCATGAGCGATGCAGATGGAAGTGCACAAGAAGATGACTGGCAACTCCTATGA